In one window of Temnothorax longispinosus isolate EJ_2023e chromosome 11, Tlon_JGU_v1, whole genome shotgun sequence DNA:
- the LOC139821935 gene encoding very long chain fatty acid elongase 1-like, whose amino-acid sequence MTVRARRFRTIGSDRHLRQLCNIRKQIVVKRIFCCITKVAIYKIDTVQLSIMDLLHDIPHYWTKQLDPRAADLPLVSSSYQIPLIIFAYLYFVLGYGPQFMKNRPPYSLTSFIKLYNIGQILANVWLIYDIIDAGLFSTHLLVCPKFDYSYNYTPMRLTRCTWYFFLLKIFDYVETIVFVLRKKDNQISALHLYHHVSTLLLSWAGIRFYAVAPIALTCVINCFIHTIMYTYYFLAAWGSNVQKVVAPLKRWITIAQMIQFVIIILYASQKFVLKDCAIVSNYIIVSYIGNVVINFFMFYNFYQKTYKEVKKTQ is encoded by the exons ATGACTGTGCGTGCTAGACGATTCCGCACAATCGGTTCCGATCGTCATTTGCGGCAGCTCTGCAATATAAGGAAACAAATAGTAGTTAAACGGATATTTTGTTGTATAACAAAAGTAGCGATTTATAAGATCGACACAGTACAATTGTCCATCATGGATCTTTTACATGACATACCACATTACTGGACGAAACAGCTCG ATCCACGAGCAGCCGATCTACCGCTAGTCAGTTCTTCCTATCAAATACCacttataatatttgcatatttgtaCTTCGTGCTTGGCTATGGGCCTCAGTTCATGAAGAACAGGCCGCCATACTCATTAACGTCGTTCATAAAGTTGTACAATATCGGCCAAATATTAGCAAATGTGTGGTTAA TATATGACATTATTGACGCTGGTTTATTCTCAACCCATTTACTTGTGTGTCCTAAATTTGATTATTCCTACAATTATACTCCAATGAgg TTAACTAGGTGCACAtggtatttctttcttttaaaaatatttgactaTGTCGAGACAATCGTATTTGTATTAAGGAAAAAGGATAATCAGATATCCGCTTTGCATTTGTATCATCATGTGTCTACCTTACTTTTGTCATGGGCAGGTATAAGATTTTACGCCGTTGCTCCCATAGCACTGACGTGCGTAATTAACTGCTTTATACACACGATCATGTACACATATTACTTCCTAGCGGCCTGGGGATCGAATGTTCAAAAGGTTGTCGCACCTTTGAAACGATGGATAACTATAGCGCAAATG ATACAATTCGTCATAATAATCTTGTACGCATCGCAAAAATTCGTGCTAAAAGATTGCGCAATcgtaagtaattatattatcgtgTCGTACATTGGAAATgtagtaataaatttcttcatgttctataatttttatcagaaGACATACAAGGAAGTTAAAAAAACTcagtaa